Proteins co-encoded in one Aspergillus luchuensis IFO 4308 DNA, chromosome 6, nearly complete sequence genomic window:
- a CDS encoding uncharacterized protein (COG:L;~EggNog:ENOG410Q5HX;~InterPro:IPR003163,IPR036887,IPR018004,IPR029790;~go_function: GO:0003677 - DNA binding [Evidence IEA]) — protein sequence MNQTQSYIDVHSSHLSSAQPYAPHAATAGGLAHYQYQQPPVLQPASTTYGPASSYSQYAYPGGVTSSQGGPQPPTTSMSSGVPTQLLPLPGTCYSKCHGQLNFQANCISVAVTTHGAVPTAGYGNTTGTPLQGYVYDPTGQVAPPGAKPRVTATLWEDEGSLCYQVEAKGVCVARREDNHMINGTKLLNVAGMTRGRRDGILKSEKVRHVVKIGPMHLKGVWIPFERALEFANKEKITDLLYPLFVHNIGGLLYHPTNQSRTNMVVQESQQRRLEGPQAARASQGPQPSTLHHHHSLQGTVPSHMPQPHTMASQAGARPALDRAHTFPTPPASASSLMPITNPSNSYDWNNQGMNSGVPNSQPLSIDTALSNARSMPTTPATTPPGSNMQGMQPFQGQSGYESKPYYSAAPPSHPHYASQQPMTQTGMASYGQTIPSHPYIKSEMGPPSSRTPGGQPETDAPEVKQERYAHSNGHVGSNGAEQVPEHESEYVQHDNSGYNTNRGSYTYTTNTSVGSLAGDHSQLTPEITGSPTQQNGSERMTPRTSGGPPPPWGSGYNTPPRPAAASSLYNIVSDTRGTSGNGATSDNYSVASNSAPGYSTGMNGSLGSTKRMREDDDVDRIPRPDSRGTEYDSKRRKTLSEVGGPVGGVPLGLQPMKAGGVMARRR from the exons ATGAACCAAACACAATCCTACATCGATGTCCACTCATCGCACCTgtcgtccgctcagccgtatgCGCCTCATGCCGCAACTGCGGGAGGGTTAGCGCATTACCAGTACCAGCAGCCACCCGTTCTGCAGCCAGCATCAACCACCTATGGCCCGGCAAGCTCGTACTCTCAGTATGCTTACCCTGGTGGAGTGACCTCCTCCCAGGGAGGTCCGCAACCCCCGACCACCTCCATGAGCAGTGGCGTCCCGACCCAATTGTTGCCTTTACCAGGTACGTGCTACTCTAAATGTCATGGTCAGCTGAACTTTCAAGCTAACTGCATTTCTGTAGCTGTGACAACACATGGTGCTGTCCCGACAGCGGGTTATGGAAACACGACCGGGACCCCCTTGCAAGGGTATGTCTATGATCCCACTGGCCAGGTAGCCCCTCCAGGAGCGAAACCGCGCGTTACTGCCACCTTGTGGGAAGACGAAGGCAGCCTCTGCTACCAGGTGGAAGCCAAGGGCGTCTGCGtggcaagaagagaag ACAATCATATGATTAACGGCACAAAGCTCCTGAACGTCGCAGGAATGACGAGAGGTCGCCGTGATGGTATTCTGAAGAGTGAGAAGGTCCGACACGTCGTCAAGATTGGGCCCATGCATCTGAAGGGCGTCTG GATCCCCTTCGAGCGTGCCCTCGAATTCGCCAACAAGGAGAAAATTACAGATCTCCTGTATCCCCTATTCGTTCACAACATTGGTGGCCTCTTGTATCACCCGACGAATCAGAGTCGGACGAACATGGTGGTGCAAGAATCGCAACAGCGGCGATTGGAGGGCCCTCAGGCTGCGCGAGCATCTCAAGGGCCTCAGCCCTCGACTTTgcaccatcaccactccCTGCAGGGCACAGTTCCATCGCACATGCCGCAACCCCACACCATGGCTTCTCAGGCCGGTGCTCGGCCGGCACTCGATCGAGCACACACATTTCCCACGCCTCCTGCTAGTGCCTCGAGCCTCATGCCCATCACCAATCCCAGCAACTCCTATGACTGGAACAACCAAGGGATGAACTCGGGCGTGCCGAACTCCCAGCCGCTCTCCATTGATACGGCTCTGAGCAACGCTCGGTCAATGCCGACGACACCTGCCACCACACCCCCGGGCAGCAACATGCAGGGAATGCAGCCATTCCAAGGCCAATCCGGGTACGAGTCGAAGCCATATTACTCTGCTGCCCCGCCTTCTCATCCCCATTATGCTTCCCAGCAACCTATGACTCAGACTGGTATGGCGTCCTATGGACAAACGATCCCGTCTCACCCTTACATCAAGAGTGAGATGGGACCCCCGTCAAGCCGGACACCTGGCGGCCAGCCGGAGACGGATGCACCTGAGGTGAAGCAAGAGCGCTATGCCCACAGTAATGGACATGTTGGAAGCAATGGAGCTGAGCAAGTTCCGGAGCATGAGTCGGAGTATGTGCAGCATGACAATTCTGGATATAACACCAACCGGGGATCCTACAcatacaccaccaacactTCGGTGGGTAGTCTGGCGGGTGACCACTCCCAACTTACCCCGGAGATCACGGGTTCTCCTACCCAACAAAACGGGTCTGAACGCATGACACCCCGTACGAGTGGTgggccccctcccccttggGGCTCCGGATACAACACCCCTCCGCGCCCCGCCGCTGCTAGCAGCCTATACAACATCGTGAGCGACACCAGAGGGACATCGGGCAATGGCGCGACCTCTGACAATTACTCCGTGGCTTCAAACTCTGCTCCTGGATACTCGACAGGCATGAACGGATCTTTAGGCTCCACTAAGCGGATGCGGGAAGACGATGACGTGGATCGCATTCCTCGACCGGACAGCCGAGGAACGGAGTATGATAGCAAGCGCCGTAAGACGCTGAGCGAGGTCGGCGGTCCCGTTGGAGGTGTGCCCCTTGGGCTCCAGCCCATGAAGGCTGGCGGTGTTATGGCCCGTCGTCGGTAA